In Corallococcus macrosporus, the following are encoded in one genomic region:
- a CDS encoding PQQ-dependent sugar dehydrogenase: MPSPRRCPPCLVVLLALCLGGGSLAGAQPLAPLTLPEGFSSEPVVTGLQYPTTFANLPDGSLLIAEKEGVVRRFKDGVLQPVPFIDIRGRVNSHHDRGLLGLAVDPAFATNGFVYLLYTYDDDDTDDAGPKTARLARYTAVGDMASPTSELVLLGTAVGASCNDLPLGADCIPSDSASHSVGTVRFAPDGTLFVTTGDAASFDAVDDDALRAQSLDSLAGKVLHITRTGAGVGSNPFWNGDAGANRSKVWALGLRNPYRFSLRPGTSMPYLGDVGWNTYEEINVAAPGANLGWPCYEGNFRQRGYESKSVCQALYARGPGAVRPPLYVWDHGVGQTATGGGFYTGMAYPEAWRGAYFFGDYSQQWIRTLRVDANDQLVPDSVTVFATGVGGLVELGFGPDSNLFFVDVVAGELRRIRYTAGNTPPVAVASSTPRRGQPPLLVRFSSAGSSDPDGDALQYRWDFGDNSPVSTLPSPEHTYTTAGFYVARLTVSDGRGGSHSAAVSTVVGNVLPVVTIQSPPPTYRFKVGDVVTYSGSAVDPNEGPIPGDRLRWTVTLRHCTAGGCHTHPYSTSTGVTGSFTVPDHGDEVHFDLKLTAMSSTGLTSSWMITVDPLLVQLTLQTSPPGLELVFDGTSAPAPRVLPVIVGSTHTLRAPSPQGVFGFREWSDGGAAEHVIQVGPDGASYTAFFDPVAPLECPPGQYRAEYFGNRDLEGSPARVRCESAPLENFWGTGSPVPEVGPDDFSVRWTGRFYFVSDLYYFIAQADDGVRVFVDGSRVIDGWKDQSTTSYFVGRWMTAGEHSVVMEYYEHGGDAVAGLRWYR; encoded by the coding sequence ATGCCGTCACCGCGACGCTGTCCGCCTTGCCTCGTTGTCCTGCTGGCGCTCTGTCTGGGTGGAGGGTCCCTCGCCGGAGCCCAACCCCTGGCGCCTCTCACCCTCCCGGAGGGCTTCTCCTCCGAGCCCGTCGTCACCGGCCTGCAATACCCGACGACGTTCGCGAACCTCCCCGACGGCAGCCTCCTCATCGCGGAGAAGGAGGGCGTGGTCCGGCGCTTCAAGGACGGCGTCCTCCAGCCCGTGCCCTTCATCGACATCCGTGGCCGGGTGAACTCGCACCATGACCGCGGGCTGCTGGGGCTGGCGGTGGACCCGGCCTTCGCCACCAACGGCTTCGTCTACCTGCTCTACACCTATGACGACGACGACACGGATGACGCCGGCCCCAAGACGGCGCGGCTGGCGCGCTACACCGCCGTGGGCGACATGGCCTCGCCCACGAGCGAGCTTGTCCTGCTCGGCACCGCGGTGGGGGCCTCCTGCAACGACCTTCCCCTGGGAGCGGACTGCATTCCCTCGGACAGCGCTTCGCACTCCGTGGGCACCGTCCGGTTCGCGCCGGACGGCACCCTCTTCGTGACGACGGGCGACGCGGCCAGCTTCGACGCGGTGGACGACGACGCCCTGCGGGCGCAGAGCCTGGACTCCCTCGCGGGCAAGGTCCTGCACATCACGCGCACGGGCGCGGGCGTGGGCTCGAACCCGTTCTGGAACGGGGACGCCGGGGCCAACCGCTCGAAGGTGTGGGCGCTGGGGCTGCGCAATCCCTATCGCTTCAGCCTGCGCCCGGGCACCTCCATGCCCTACCTGGGCGACGTCGGCTGGAACACCTACGAGGAGATCAACGTCGCGGCGCCGGGGGCGAACCTGGGCTGGCCCTGCTACGAGGGCAACTTCCGCCAGCGCGGCTACGAATCCAAGTCCGTCTGTCAGGCGCTCTATGCCCGGGGGCCCGGCGCGGTGCGGCCTCCGCTGTATGTCTGGGATCACGGCGTGGGACAGACGGCGACGGGGGGCGGCTTCTACACCGGCATGGCGTACCCGGAGGCGTGGCGGGGCGCCTACTTCTTCGGCGACTACAGCCAGCAGTGGATCCGAACCCTGAGAGTGGATGCGAATGATCAGCTCGTGCCCGACAGCGTGACGGTGTTCGCGACCGGCGTGGGCGGGCTGGTGGAGCTGGGCTTCGGGCCGGACTCCAACCTCTTCTTCGTGGACGTCGTCGCCGGCGAGCTGCGCCGCATCCGCTACACGGCGGGCAACACGCCGCCCGTGGCCGTGGCCTCGTCCACGCCGCGCCGGGGTCAGCCGCCCCTGCTCGTGCGCTTCTCCAGCGCGGGCTCCAGCGACCCGGACGGGGACGCGCTCCAGTACCGCTGGGACTTCGGGGACAACTCCCCCGTGTCGACGCTGCCCTCCCCGGAGCACACGTACACAACCGCCGGCTTCTACGTGGCCCGGCTGACCGTCAGCGACGGACGCGGGGGCAGCCACTCCGCCGCGGTGAGCACCGTCGTGGGCAACGTGCTGCCCGTCGTGACCATCCAGTCGCCCCCGCCGACGTACCGCTTCAAGGTCGGCGACGTGGTGACCTACTCGGGCTCGGCGGTGGACCCCAACGAGGGCCCCATTCCCGGCGACCGGTTGAGGTGGACCGTCACCCTGCGCCACTGCACCGCGGGCGGCTGCCACACCCACCCGTACTCCACGAGCACGGGCGTGACCGGATCCTTCACCGTGCCGGACCACGGCGACGAGGTGCACTTCGATCTCAAGCTGACCGCGATGAGCTCCACCGGGCTGACGAGCAGTTGGATGATCACCGTGGACCCGCTGCTCGTGCAGCTGACGCTCCAGACGTCACCGCCGGGGCTGGAGCTGGTGTTCGACGGCACGAGCGCACCGGCGCCCCGGGTGCTCCCGGTCATCGTCGGCTCCACGCACACCCTGCGCGCGCCCTCGCCGCAAGGCGTCTTCGGGTTCCGCGAGTGGTCCGACGGCGGTGCCGCGGAGCACGTCATCCAGGTGGGCCCGGACGGCGCCAGCTACACGGCCTTCTTCGACCCCGTCGCCCCCCTGGAGTGCCCCCCCGGCCAGTACCGCGCGGAGTACTTCGGCAACCGCGACCTGGAGGGCTCCCCGGCGAGGGTGCGATGCGAGTCGGCGCCGCTCGAAAACTTCTGGGGCACGGGCAGCCCCGTGCCGGAGGTGGGGCCCGACGACTTCTCCGTGCGCTGGACGGGGCGGTTCTACTTCGTGTCGGACCTGTACTACTTCATCGCCCAGGCGGATGACGGCGTCCGGGTGTTCGTGGACGGCTCGCGCGTCATCGACGGGTGGAAGGACCAGTCCACCACCAGCTACTTCGTGGGCCGCTGGATGACCGCCGGCGAGCACTCCGTGGTCATGGAGTACTACGAGCACGGGGGCGATGCCGTGGCCGGCCTGCGCTGGTATCGCTAG
- a CDS encoding DUF2243 domain-containing protein, translated as MSRMHRGPLLSAGVMLGVGLGGFVDGILLHQLLQWHNMLSSHLPPDTLVNAKVNMFWDGLFHAFTWLMTFSGLVLLWRAGLRSDVPWSTRTFAGCLLGGWGLFNVVEGLIDHQLLGVHHVRTGPSQTAWDVGFLFFGLALLLAGGALIRAGREDVIPRGGVIAP; from the coding sequence ATGAGCCGGATGCACCGGGGGCCGCTGCTCTCCGCGGGCGTGATGCTGGGCGTGGGGCTGGGAGGCTTCGTCGACGGCATCCTCCTGCACCAGCTGCTCCAATGGCACAACATGCTCTCCAGCCACCTGCCGCCGGACACGCTGGTGAACGCCAAGGTGAATATGTTCTGGGATGGCCTCTTTCACGCCTTCACCTGGCTCATGACCTTCAGCGGCCTGGTGCTGCTCTGGCGCGCGGGGCTCAGGTCGGACGTGCCGTGGTCCACGCGCACCTTCGCCGGCTGCCTCCTGGGCGGCTGGGGCCTCTTCAACGTCGTCGAAGGACTCATCGACCACCAGCTCCTCGGCGTGCACCACGTGCGCACCGGCCCCTCGCAGACCGCCTGGGACGTGGGCTTCCTCTTCTTCGGGCTGGCCCTGCTGCTCGCGGGCGGCGCGCTGATCCGCGCGGGCCGTGAGGACGTCATCCCCCGGGGTGGCGTCATCGCGCCGTAG
- a CDS encoding CocE/NonD family hydrolase has translation MALKPAAWCTRLPVVLLLLLLPLTSMALPTTGFRFVDIPMSDGTVLKANYIAPTTPGPHPAVVFISSWGLNDLEYLAQANALAQKGYVALSYTPRGFWASGGGIDTAGPADIADTSRVLDWMVANTTANGSRIGLAGVSYGAGIALIASGFDARVKAVAALSGWSDLVASLFGGETRRPQAVALLDLAATLLGRPSPELRTTINNYFANQDIESIKAWGRVRSAATYISWINTNKPAILMANAYGDSLFPPNQLVSFYGQLSGPKRLEFAPGDHAVVEATGLLGLPNHVWGSVTRWMDQYVAGVDTGISREAPVVLRTYDGDVEGYASWAQVSRGSQRFGLGAIRLLDGTGTLGGSPTLSGSRVVWSGFDTSADAGVALLTNGLQALTGIPPVVWLPGVNRLNAGVWTSSLTTSGVSIRGSAVLRLRVTPSTASGTVVAYLYDVAGDYGGLITHVPLSWKGATPGVPLDLDLAFPATAYDVPVLHRLALVVDTEDPLYLDANSTGATVSFGGPSWLDLPLR, from the coding sequence ATGGCGTTGAAGCCCGCTGCGTGGTGCACGCGTCTGCCCGTGGTCCTGCTGCTCCTGCTGTTGCCGCTCACGAGCATGGCCCTGCCGACGACCGGCTTCCGGTTCGTCGACATCCCCATGAGCGACGGCACCGTGCTCAAGGCCAACTACATCGCGCCCACCACGCCGGGCCCGCATCCGGCGGTGGTCTTCATCTCGAGTTGGGGACTCAACGACCTGGAGTACCTGGCCCAGGCCAACGCGCTGGCGCAGAAGGGCTACGTGGCGCTGTCGTACACGCCGCGCGGCTTCTGGGCCTCCGGCGGCGGCATTGATACGGCCGGCCCGGCGGACATCGCGGACACCTCGCGCGTCCTGGACTGGATGGTCGCCAACACGACGGCGAATGGCTCGCGCATCGGGCTCGCTGGCGTCTCGTATGGCGCGGGCATCGCGCTCATCGCCTCCGGCTTCGATGCTCGCGTGAAGGCGGTGGCGGCGCTCTCCGGATGGTCGGACCTGGTGGCGTCGCTGTTCGGCGGCGAGACGCGGCGTCCGCAGGCGGTGGCGCTGCTCGACCTGGCCGCGACGCTGCTGGGCCGCCCCAGCCCGGAGCTGCGCACGACCATCAACAACTACTTCGCCAACCAGGACATCGAGTCCATCAAGGCCTGGGGCCGCGTGCGCTCGGCGGCCACGTACATCAGCTGGATCAACACCAACAAGCCCGCCATCCTGATGGCCAACGCCTACGGTGACAGCCTCTTCCCGCCCAACCAACTGGTGTCGTTCTACGGCCAGCTCTCCGGCCCCAAGCGGCTGGAGTTCGCGCCGGGTGACCACGCCGTCGTGGAGGCCACGGGCCTGCTGGGCCTGCCCAACCATGTCTGGGGCAGCGTGACGCGCTGGATGGACCAGTACGTCGCGGGCGTGGACACCGGCATCTCCCGCGAGGCGCCCGTCGTGCTGCGCACCTACGACGGTGACGTGGAGGGCTATGCGTCGTGGGCCCAGGTCTCGCGCGGCTCGCAGCGCTTCGGCCTGGGCGCCATCCGCCTGCTGGATGGCACGGGTACCCTGGGCGGCTCGCCCACCTTGAGCGGCTCGCGGGTCGTCTGGTCCGGCTTCGACACCTCCGCCGACGCGGGCGTGGCGCTCCTGACCAACGGGCTCCAGGCGCTGACGGGCATCCCGCCCGTGGTGTGGCTGCCGGGCGTGAACCGCCTCAACGCGGGCGTCTGGACGTCGTCGCTCACCACGAGCGGCGTCTCCATCCGTGGCTCGGCGGTCCTGCGCCTGCGCGTCACGCCCTCCACCGCGTCAGGCACCGTCGTCGCCTACCTGTACGACGTGGCCGGTGACTACGGCGGCCTCATCACCCACGTGCCCCTGAGCTGGAAGGGCGCGACGCCGGGCGTGCCGCTCGACCTGGACCTGGCGTTCCCCGCCACCGCGTACGACGTCCCCGTGCTGCACCGGCTGGCGCTCGTCGTGGACACGGAGGACCCGCTCTACCTGGACGCGAACAGCACGGGCGCGACGGTGTCGTTCGGCGGGCCGTCCTGGCTGGACCTGCCGCTGCGCTGA
- a CDS encoding excinuclease ATPase subunit produces the protein MKKALLLLALIAATPALARDDVTKIKLADVMALPEAKQKLDGSVKFFMEGAKTPNVLKTLGSDTANKKTNGVGKSDDYACKWAALSALIALQEGAKKNGANAVVHIVSYYKKVEFKSATEIECHAGSFVTGVALKGDYATIAK, from the coding sequence ATGAAGAAAGCCCTCCTGTTGCTGGCCCTGATTGCCGCCACCCCCGCCCTGGCGCGCGACGACGTGACGAAGATCAAGCTGGCGGACGTGATGGCCCTGCCGGAAGCCAAGCAGAAGCTGGACGGCTCGGTGAAGTTCTTCATGGAGGGCGCGAAGACGCCCAACGTGCTCAAGACGCTGGGCAGCGACACCGCGAACAAGAAGACCAACGGCGTGGGCAAGTCGGACGACTACGCCTGCAAGTGGGCCGCCCTCTCCGCGCTCATCGCACTGCAGGAGGGCGCGAAGAAGAACGGCGCCAACGCGGTGGTCCACATCGTCAGCTACTACAAGAAGGTGGAGTTCAAGAGCGCCACCGAGATTGAGTGCCACGCCGGCAGCTTCGTCACCGGCGTCGCGCTCAAGGGCGACTACGCCACCATCGCGAAGTAG
- a CDS encoding beta-ketoacyl-ACP synthase, with amino-acid sequence MKRVVVTGVGALSPLGHDWKTVEARLRARQNAVQVMEPWKEYEGLNTRLGAPALPFELPPSTYSRKTTRTMGRVALMATRASELALQDAGLLGSPLVKGGRMGIAYGSSAGTPENMGDFGKMITHKTTEGITATTYLRMMSHTAAVNIGVFFGVTGRIVTTSSACTSGSQGIGYAYEAIKLGRQVAMLAGGAEELDATGAAVFDTLFATSTKHNEAPHQSPRPFHAQRDGLVLGEGACTLVLEELEHAKARGATIHAEVLGYGTNSDGRHVTQPNADTMAEAMRLALEDAGVPASAIPYVNAHGTATDTGDVAESAATKMVFGEKVAISSLKSYMGHTLGACGALEAWMSIQMMRSDWFAPTLHLTADSVDPKCAPLDYVMGEGRALQTDLVMSNNFAFGGINTSLIFRRWP; translated from the coding sequence ATGAAGCGCGTGGTGGTCACCGGAGTCGGTGCGCTGAGCCCGCTGGGACACGACTGGAAGACGGTCGAGGCGCGGCTGCGTGCGCGCCAGAACGCCGTCCAGGTCATGGAGCCCTGGAAGGAATACGAAGGCCTGAACACGCGGCTGGGCGCGCCCGCCCTGCCGTTTGAATTGCCGCCGTCCACGTACTCGCGCAAGACGACGCGCACCATGGGCCGCGTGGCCCTGATGGCGACGCGGGCCAGCGAGCTGGCGCTCCAGGACGCGGGCCTGCTGGGCAGCCCCCTGGTGAAGGGGGGCAGGATGGGCATCGCCTACGGGTCCTCCGCGGGCACGCCGGAGAACATGGGCGACTTCGGCAAGATGATCACCCACAAGACGACGGAGGGCATCACCGCGACGACATACCTGCGGATGATGTCCCATACGGCGGCGGTGAACATCGGCGTCTTCTTCGGCGTCACCGGGCGCATCGTCACCACGTCCAGCGCGTGCACCTCCGGCAGCCAGGGCATCGGCTACGCGTACGAGGCCATCAAGCTGGGCCGCCAGGTGGCGATGCTCGCGGGCGGCGCGGAGGAGCTGGACGCCACGGGCGCGGCGGTGTTCGACACGCTGTTCGCCACCAGCACGAAGCACAACGAAGCGCCGCACCAGTCCCCCCGCCCCTTCCACGCCCAGCGCGACGGCCTGGTGCTGGGCGAGGGCGCGTGCACGCTGGTGCTGGAGGAGCTGGAGCACGCGAAGGCGCGCGGCGCGACCATCCACGCGGAGGTGCTGGGCTACGGCACCAACAGCGACGGCCGTCACGTCACGCAGCCCAACGCGGACACCATGGCGGAGGCCATGCGGCTGGCGCTGGAGGACGCGGGCGTGCCCGCTTCCGCCATTCCGTACGTCAACGCGCACGGCACGGCGACGGACACGGGCGACGTGGCGGAGAGCGCGGCGACGAAGATGGTCTTCGGGGAGAAGGTCGCCATCTCCAGCCTCAAGAGCTACATGGGCCACACGCTGGGGGCCTGCGGCGCGCTGGAGGCGTGGATGAGCATCCAGATGATGCGCTCGGACTGGTTCGCGCCGACGCTGCACCTGACGGCGGACTCCGTGGATCCGAAGTGCGCGCCGCTGGACTATGTCATGGGCGAGGGACGTGCTTTGCAGACGGACCTGGTGATGAGCAACAACTTCGCCTTCGGCGGCATCAACACGTCGTTGATCTTCCGCCGCTGGCCCTGA
- the fabG gene encoding 3-oxoacyl-ACP reductase FabG → MGDKTVLVTGSSRGIGRAIALRLARDGYDVVVHCRSKRDEADAVAAQVREAGREARVLQFDVADRAGTQAALLADVEAHGCYYGVVCNAGIARDNAFPAMTSEEWDSVIHTNLDAFYNVLNPLTMPLVRRKKPGRIVTLASVSGLMGNRGQVNYSAAKAGIIGATKALAVELAKRNITVNCVAPGLIDTEMVPPEVLEEALKIIPARRMGRPEEVAAAVSFLMAEDAAYITRQVISVNGGMIG, encoded by the coding sequence ATGGGTGACAAGACGGTGCTGGTGACGGGCTCCAGCCGGGGCATCGGCCGCGCCATCGCGCTGCGCCTGGCCCGCGACGGCTACGACGTCGTGGTGCACTGCCGCAGCAAGCGGGACGAGGCGGACGCCGTGGCCGCGCAGGTGCGCGAGGCGGGCCGCGAGGCGCGCGTGCTCCAGTTCGACGTGGCGGACCGCGCGGGCACGCAGGCCGCGCTGCTGGCCGACGTGGAGGCCCACGGCTGCTACTACGGCGTGGTGTGCAACGCGGGCATCGCTCGCGACAACGCCTTCCCCGCCATGACGTCCGAGGAGTGGGACAGCGTCATCCACACCAACCTGGACGCCTTCTACAACGTGCTCAACCCGCTCACGATGCCGCTGGTGCGCCGCAAGAAGCCGGGCCGCATCGTCACGCTGGCGTCCGTGTCCGGGCTCATGGGCAACCGCGGCCAGGTGAACTACAGCGCCGCGAAGGCGGGCATCATCGGCGCGACGAAGGCCCTGGCGGTGGAACTGGCCAAGCGCAACATCACCGTCAACTGCGTGGCGCCGGGCCTCATCGACACGGAGATGGTGCCTCCGGAAGTGCTGGAAGAAGCGCTGAAGATCATCCCCGCCCGCCGGATGGGCAGGCCCGAGGAGGTCGCCGCCGCGGTGAGCTTCCTCATGGCGGAGGATGCGGCCTACATCACGCGGCAGGTGATTTCGGTGAACGGGGGGATGATCGGATGA
- a CDS encoding hotdog family protein: MMRIVINEPIEALVPHEGRMRLLDRALEGDTDSLVAEVTVREDSLFFSDGVVGGWVGIEYMAQAVAAWAGWHARRRGGTPRVGFLLGTRRYECSRPVFKLGETLRVEVHRQFSADNGLGQFDCTLRIGTEQVATAALTVYEPQPGQDLGRGNTDG, encoded by the coding sequence ATGATGCGCATCGTCATCAACGAGCCCATCGAGGCGCTGGTGCCCCACGAGGGGCGCATGCGGCTGCTCGACCGCGCCCTGGAGGGCGACACGGACTCGCTCGTCGCGGAGGTCACCGTGCGCGAGGACAGCCTCTTCTTCTCCGACGGCGTCGTGGGCGGCTGGGTGGGCATCGAGTACATGGCGCAGGCCGTGGCCGCCTGGGCCGGGTGGCACGCGCGCCGGCGTGGCGGCACGCCCCGGGTGGGCTTCCTCCTGGGCACGCGCCGCTACGAGTGCAGCCGCCCCGTCTTCAAGCTGGGGGAGACCCTGCGCGTGGAGGTCCACCGCCAGTTCTCCGCGGACAATGGGCTGGGCCAGTTCGACTGCACCCTGCGCATCGGGACGGAGCAGGTGGCCACGGCGGCGCTGACGGTCTACGAGCCGCAACCGGGCCAGGACCTGGGAAGGGGCAACACAGATGGGTGA
- a CDS encoding beta-ketoacyl-ACP synthase, producing the protein MPPVFLNQLGLVCALGSGKQEVARALFADTVSGVTSLEGYADRPLHLGAVTSPLAAQDALPPSQHSRNNALLLTALEQVRPAVDAALARFGPARVAVVLGTSTSGIGESETAMVSHLTTGALPSRFHLHQQELGSPAMALTHVLGVGGPAYVISTACSSSAKALSSAARMLRAGTVDAVLTGGVDSLCRFTIAGFRALDSVSEERCNPMSVHRHGINIGEAAALFLMTREPGPVRLSGWGESSDAHHISAPEPGGKGAIAAIQEALKRAGLSPEQVDYVNLHGTATVQNDAMESRAVHALLGPDVKASSTKPLTGHTLGAAGALEAAFAYLTLVDNPEGRLPGHFWDGAVDPSLPALSLVKPGEALGRPVQRVLSNSFAFGGSNAALVLERA; encoded by the coding sequence ATGCCTCCTGTCTTCCTCAATCAACTGGGCCTCGTCTGCGCGTTGGGCTCCGGGAAGCAGGAGGTGGCCCGCGCCCTGTTCGCGGACACCGTCTCCGGCGTCACTTCGCTGGAGGGCTACGCGGACCGCCCGCTGCACCTGGGCGCCGTCACGTCCCCGCTCGCGGCCCAGGACGCCCTGCCCCCTTCGCAGCACAGCCGCAACAACGCGCTGCTGCTCACCGCGTTGGAGCAGGTGCGCCCCGCCGTGGACGCCGCGCTCGCCCGCTTCGGCCCCGCGCGCGTGGCGGTGGTGCTGGGCACCAGCACCTCCGGCATCGGTGAGAGCGAGACCGCCATGGTCAGCCACCTGACCACGGGGGCGTTGCCCTCGCGCTTCCACCTGCACCAGCAGGAGCTGGGCTCCCCGGCGATGGCGCTCACGCACGTGCTGGGCGTGGGCGGCCCGGCCTACGTCATCTCCACCGCGTGCTCCTCCAGCGCCAAGGCCCTGTCCAGCGCGGCGCGGATGCTGCGCGCGGGCACCGTGGACGCGGTGCTGACGGGCGGCGTGGACTCGCTGTGCCGCTTCACCATCGCGGGCTTCCGCGCGCTGGACTCCGTGAGCGAGGAGCGCTGCAACCCGATGAGCGTCCACCGCCACGGCATCAACATCGGTGAAGCCGCGGCGCTCTTCCTGATGACGCGCGAGCCGGGGCCGGTGCGCCTGTCCGGCTGGGGCGAGTCCTCCGACGCGCACCACATCTCCGCGCCGGAGCCCGGCGGCAAGGGCGCCATCGCCGCCATCCAGGAGGCCCTGAAGCGCGCGGGCCTTTCGCCGGAGCAGGTGGACTACGTGAACCTGCACGGCACCGCGACGGTGCAGAACGACGCCATGGAGAGCCGCGCGGTGCACGCGCTGCTGGGGCCGGACGTGAAGGCCAGCTCCACCAAGCCGCTCACCGGCCACACGCTGGGGGCCGCGGGCGCGCTGGAGGCGGCGTTCGCGTACCTCACGCTCGTGGACAACCCGGAGGGCCGGCTGCCCGGGCACTTCTGGGACGGGGCCGTGGACCCCTCGCTGCCGGCGCTGTCGCTGGTGAAGCCGGGCGAGGCGCTGGGGCGTCCGGTGCAGCGCGTGTTGAGCAACTCGTTCGCCTTCGGGGGCAGCAACGCGGCCCTCGTGCTGGAGCGCGCATGA
- a CDS encoding DUF3261 domain-containing protein, with amino-acid sequence MRGLIPALLVAGLVACTSTPRPRPAAPGEPLPELRLAPAAFGASVSLAQRLVFAHEQDPGGPRSLEALMEVDPASLQLAGLAMGQRILTLRWDGTKLDEERDSRLPAQFDSALVLRDVQLVYWPADAVRAALPAGWTLEDGPGRRSLSKNGREWVTVRYDGVPRWEGRTQLTNLSEHYQLTIESRGADE; translated from the coding sequence GTGCGCGGCCTGATTCCCGCCCTGCTCGTCGCGGGCCTCGTGGCCTGCACCAGCACGCCCCGGCCGAGGCCCGCCGCCCCTGGCGAGCCCCTGCCGGAGCTGCGCCTGGCCCCCGCCGCCTTCGGGGCGTCCGTGAGCCTGGCGCAGCGGCTGGTGTTCGCGCACGAGCAGGACCCGGGAGGCCCCCGCTCCCTGGAGGCCTTGATGGAAGTGGACCCGGCCTCGCTTCAGTTGGCGGGGCTGGCCATGGGGCAGCGCATCCTCACCCTGCGTTGGGACGGCACGAAGCTGGACGAGGAGCGGGACTCCCGTCTGCCCGCCCAGTTCGACTCCGCCCTGGTGCTCCGGGACGTGCAGCTCGTCTACTGGCCGGCCGACGCCGTGCGCGCCGCCCTGCCCGCCGGCTGGACGCTGGAGGATGGCCCGGGACGCCGCTCCCTGTCGAAGAACGGCAGGGAATGGGTGACGGTGCGCTACGATGGCGTACCGCGCTGGGAAGGGCGCACGCAGCTCACCAACCTGTCCGAGCACTACCAGCTCACCATCGAATCGCGCGGCGCGGACGAGTGA
- a CDS encoding NAD(P)/FAD-dependent oxidoreductase: MKTETTDILIIGAGPSGSVAAGILRKQGRDVLVLEREQFPRFSIGESLLPQSMQYIEEAGFLQDVVEAGFQYKNGAAFERAGRYTDFDFRDKFSPGWGTTYQVQRARFDQLLAHAAEKKGATVRFRHEVLSVDFASGQPEVTARSAEGETYRVKARFVLDASGFGRVLPRLLNLETPSDFPVRGAIFTHVVDNVPPGTFDRNKIRVTTHPEHVHVWYWTIPFSDGRCSLGVVAKKEYLDQYTGTDTERLQAIVKEAPSLQNLLKDAVWDTPARKLTGYAANVKSLWGPGFALLGNAGEFLDPVFSSGVTIAVKSASLASACIAREFAGEKVDWETAYAKPLKAGVDTFRTFVESWYEGGFQNVIFHPNPSEDVRRMISAILAGYAWDKNNPYVAESKRRLGVLEALCAA, from the coding sequence ATGAAAACTGAAACGACGGACATCCTCATCATTGGCGCGGGCCCCTCGGGCTCCGTCGCGGCGGGCATTCTTCGCAAGCAGGGCCGTGACGTCCTCGTGCTGGAGCGCGAGCAGTTCCCTCGCTTCTCCATTGGCGAGAGCCTGCTGCCGCAGAGCATGCAGTACATCGAGGAGGCCGGCTTCCTCCAGGACGTGGTGGAGGCGGGCTTCCAGTACAAGAACGGCGCGGCCTTCGAGCGCGCCGGCAGGTACACGGACTTCGACTTCCGCGACAAGTTCAGCCCCGGCTGGGGCACCACCTACCAGGTGCAGCGCGCCCGCTTCGACCAGCTCCTGGCCCACGCCGCGGAGAAGAAGGGCGCCACCGTGCGCTTCCGCCACGAGGTGCTGAGCGTGGACTTCGCCAGCGGGCAGCCGGAGGTGACGGCGCGCTCTGCCGAAGGCGAGACGTACCGCGTGAAGGCGCGCTTCGTCCTGGACGCGAGCGGCTTTGGCCGTGTGCTGCCGCGCCTGTTGAACCTGGAGACGCCGTCGGACTTCCCCGTGCGCGGCGCCATCTTCACGCACGTCGTGGACAACGTCCCGCCGGGCACCTTCGACCGGAACAAGATCCGCGTCACCACGCACCCGGAGCACGTGCACGTCTGGTACTGGACCATCCCCTTCTCCGACGGCCGCTGCTCGCTGGGGGTGGTCGCGAAGAAGGAATACCTGGACCAGTACACCGGCACGGACACGGAGCGGCTGCAGGCCATCGTCAAGGAGGCGCCGTCGCTGCAGAACCTCCTGAAGGACGCCGTCTGGGACACGCCCGCGCGCAAGCTCACCGGCTACGCGGCCAACGTGAAGTCGCTGTGGGGCCCGGGCTTCGCGCTGCTGGGCAACGCGGGTGAGTTCCTGGACCCGGTGTTCTCCTCGGGCGTCACCATCGCCGTGAAGTCCGCGAGCCTCGCGTCGGCCTGCATCGCCCGGGAGTTCGCGGGGGAGAAGGTGGACTGGGAGACCGCGTACGCGAAGCCGCTCAAGGCGGGCGTGGACACGTTCCGCACCTTCGTGGAGTCCTGGTACGAGGGCGGCTTCCAGAACGTCATCTTCCACCCCAACCCGTCCGAGGACGTGCGCCGGATGATCTCCGCCATCCTCGCCGGCTACGCGTGGGACAAGAACAACCCCTACGTCGCGGAGAGCAAGCGGCGCCTGGGCGTGCTCGAGGCCCTGTGCGCGGCCTGA